The Agrobacterium larrymoorei genome includes the window GCTTCCCCGAAATGCGACCAAGCAATACGGTTGGAAGCAATCCGAACGGGACATCCTCATAAATATACCGGCTATCGATGGTGGATGGCCCCATGCCGCCACGCCCTTCGCGGTGCATCTGCTGGTTCATCTCCGAAACAGACCCCATGGGGACGTGGAAGGACAGCGAAAAGTGTTCCCGAACCGTCTTCACGGCAAGACCGAAGTGTTCGGCGATGGCCAGACGCTCCGCGTCCAGCGCCTCGATCAGATAGCCCACTGCGGGCGTAACGTGCTCACCCTGCCCCCAGTTTTCACCCTTTTCCATGCGCGTCAGATTGAACATCGCGATGCCGAGATGGTTCTGCGGGTTGAGGTTGGAAAGGGCGATCGCCAGCAATCCGTCACGCTCCACGAACCGGTCGCCGAACAGCGTGTCGCATAGTTTCTTGCCTGCAGCAGCCGCCGACTTCGGCAATGTGGCGAAGTCCACCTTCTGGCGGACGGTATTTACCGAAACGCTTGCGCCATCTGCCTGTTTTCGCCCGGTCAGCAAGGTCGTTCCCCACACAATAATTGGCAAGGATATGCCGCGGGCGGCAAGCCGCTCGGAAAGGTAAAGCGCACCGAAGGAACTGTGGGAACTGATTAGAACCGGCTGCCCCTCTACCAGATGCGGAAGAGCGGCATCGAATACCTCACGATGACCATTGGCGGGCAGCGCGATCAAGACGGCATCCGCACCGGAGACCGCCTCACCGCACGAGGCGCTTGTCTCTATCGTCCCGGAAAAGGAAAAAGCTCCGGTCGCGGTGAGCGGAGTGCCACTGGCGAGAACCTTGGTGCCGGCACCAGATGGCGACCACATGACAGGCGTGTGCCCAGCCTGGCCAAGAAATGCCGCCATGCCGAACGCAATCGAGCCTGCACCGAGTATAGCAATCCGCATCCAATTCTTCCTTTCACACCATTACAGTCTGCTCACGCGCTCCTTTAAAGCTCATCATGCGGCCAGGGAGAAACCGGCAAACCGCATTAAGGTGAACACTGTTGCCCAACTGCATCAGCAGCGGGAACATCAGGCCGTCTGTAAATTTCGGAGCGATGCCGACAAGATAGGCTAACCCTGCAAGTGGAACAGGCAGCGTGATCACCACACAAGCTTCGCTTTTCAACGGCGTCTAATTTGCCCCCCTCACCGCATATCTTTTGCGCATTTTGCTTCTGGGAAGGTTACATTTTTCCCGCTCTCTCCCCAGAACGAAAATTTGTCTTTTGTCACTAGCGCATATGATGCGTTTAATGCACACTGAATTTGTCACAATGCATAGGATGCATGATATCCCATGGAGATACGTGAACTTGAGGCATTTCTGGCCGTCATGTCCGCCGGTAGCATTACCGGGGCGGCTCGTCTTTTGGACCGGTCTCAGTCGCAGGTAACGCGGCTCATTCAGGATTTGGAAACGACGCTTGGTTTTCCGCTTTTCGATCGCAACGGACCCAAGATCAGCCCCAGCGAAAAAGGCATCGCTTTTCATTCCGAGGCAGAGCGTTTTCTTGGCGGCATAGAGCATCTGCGCGAGCGTGCGCGCCTGATCGCGGAAAAAGCGCCCGCACCGATTGAAATTGCTGCAACGCCAGCTTTTGCCAGCGGCATCATGCCGCTTGCCTTGGCGGAACTTCCCGAAGCGCTTCTGCCGCCGACGATTTTTTTAAGAAGCATGCCTGCGGAGGCAGCGGTTCAGGCCGTGCTGGGCAGAACGGCAGATTTCTGCATCACCTCTCTTCCAGCGGAGCAGCCGGGCCTAGAGGCGCATGGATATTTCGAAGGTCGATGCGTAGCGGCGATCTCCCCTAACGATCCGCTTGCCGCAAAAGACGTGATATCCATTGCCGATCTGGCGGATCGGACGATCATCACCATGGCAAACCCATTTCGGTTGCGCCGCCGCGTGGATCAGGCGCTGGAAGCCGCCAATGTCCGCGCAAAGAGGATCATCGCCACAAGTGCGGCGATGAACGCGGTGCAGATCGCATCGACTGGCATGGGCGTTGCCATAGTTGAGCCCATCACCGCCTATGGCCTCAAGCCAGCGCAAGTCGAAGTGCGCCCGCTGGATGTCAATATTCCGTTTCTGTGGGCGATCTTCTCGGCAGCGTCCAGACCGCTATCCGAAACGGCGCAGCAACTGATCCAGCTGACGATCCGCATTACCGCCGCGCGCATTCCGGACTTCACCGCGCATGATCCCCGCAAGACGGGACGCGTCGCCGACATGACCTATGGCGGAGGCTCCGACGAAAGCCCGTAACGATGTGACGTCGAACTTCACAAACCGAATTTCAAATTGCCAACACGAACAAGGAGAGTGCCATGACATTTTCAGTAACAACGCGCCGTTCTACTTTGAAGCTTCTGGCTGCCGGTACCGGCATGCTCGCGGCCCCCGGCCTCATCCGCTCGGCCAGCGCGCAGAGCAAGGTCGTCAACATCACGACTTACGACAAGTTCGTGCCGCAGTCCTTCATCGATCAGTTCCAGAAGGACACCGGCATCGAGGTTCGCATCCGCCTGACGGACGATCAGGGCAAGCAGTACAATCTGCTCTCGGCTGAAGGCGCTACCCCTTCCACCGATATCGTGACAGTTACGGGACACCGCCTTTCGCAGTTCATTTCCTCCAACCTGCTGTCGCCGCTGGATACGGGCAGGCTGAAGAACTGGGACAAGCTCGCATCCGCCTATAAGGGTGCCAAGCAGCTGACGATCGATGGCTCGGTCTACGGCCTGCCGCTTCTGGCCGGCTTCGAAGGCCTTGCCAGAAACACCGATTACACCAAGCCTTCCGATACATGGGGCACGATGTTCGATGACGAATATAAGGGCCTGACGTCCTACATCATCACCGACTTCCTGTCCCTGACGATGCTTTATCAGGGCAATGACGGGGACTACGTGACTTATGAAGGCAAGAAGGATGTAGCCCAGGCAGCGACAAACAAGGCGCGCGACTTCCTCATCGCCAACAAGGACAAGGTGCGTAAATATTACGATGCCGGTTCCGAGGTGCAGCAGATGTTCCTCAACGAGGACGTCTATATTGCGCAGGCATGGTCCGGCCCGACGGCAAAGCTCATCATGGAAGGCCACCCAATCGAGCTTTCGGTTCCGAAGGAAGGGACCTATGGCTTCCTGTATTCCTTCAACGTCGTGAAGAACGCACCGAATGCTGACGCGGCTTACACCTTCCTCGACGCCATCCTGTCGTCACCAGAAATCGGTGCATCGATGGTGCGTCAGTCGGGCTTCGCCTCTGCCTTCGACGGCGTCGACAAGATTTTGAACGACCGCGAACGCGCGGCGATGGCTCTGCCGCAGGATCAGGTGGAGCGGATCAAGTTCTTCAGCTCCATCAACCGCGCCATGAAGAACGAATTGATCGACCGCGCCGCAGCCGAAATCAAGGCCGCTTAACGCATCGCGACTTCGAACATGGGATCGGCGCCAAGCCGGTCCCGCACCAATAAAAGCTTGTCCAGAGCTGGGAACGAAGATGGTGGATACGACAATGACGAGGAACCGACAGACCGCCCCTCCAACGCGGCAGAATTACGCCGGATGGATTGGCACCGTCGCAGGCTCAAGCCTCTATTCGAATACGATTGGACGCCTTGCCGACAGCCGCAAGGCGCGTCTTGCGCTGCTTGCGGGCTTTCCGTTGCTGTGGCTGCTTTCCCTGCATATCGGCCCGATTTTGCAGATGGCCAATATCAGCTTCATGGCAGATTATCCGCCTCAGCCGAATGCCAG containing:
- a CDS encoding NAD/NADP-dependent octopine/nopaline dehydrogenase family protein; this encodes MRIAILGAGSIAFGMAAFLGQAGHTPVMWSPSGAGTKVLASGTPLTATGAFSFSGTIETSASCGEAVSGADAVLIALPANGHREVFDAALPHLVEGQPVLISSHSSFGALYLSERLAARGISLPIIVWGTTLLTGRKQADGASVSVNTVRQKVDFATLPKSAAAAGKKLCDTLFGDRFVERDGLLAIALSNLNPQNHLGIAMFNLTRMEKGENWGQGEHVTPAVGYLIEALDAERLAIAEHFGLAVKTVREHFSLSFHVPMGSVSEMNQQMHREGRGGMGPSTIDSRYIYEDVPFGLLPTVLLGRISGKPAPLHEAGIKLFSAAVNHDLAEDNDILPDLALERLNSDDLKRLCDSGFSI
- a CDS encoding LysR family transcriptional regulator, with the translated sequence MEIRELEAFLAVMSAGSITGAARLLDRSQSQVTRLIQDLETTLGFPLFDRNGPKISPSEKGIAFHSEAERFLGGIEHLRERARLIAEKAPAPIEIAATPAFASGIMPLALAELPEALLPPTIFLRSMPAEAAVQAVLGRTADFCITSLPAEQPGLEAHGYFEGRCVAAISPNDPLAAKDVISIADLADRTIITMANPFRLRRRVDQALEAANVRAKRIIATSAAMNAVQIASTGMGVAIVEPITAYGLKPAQVEVRPLDVNIPFLWAIFSAASRPLSETAQQLIQLTIRITAARIPDFTAHDPRKTGRVADMTYGGGSDESP
- a CDS encoding extracellular solute-binding protein, whose translation is MTFSVTTRRSTLKLLAAGTGMLAAPGLIRSASAQSKVVNITTYDKFVPQSFIDQFQKDTGIEVRIRLTDDQGKQYNLLSAEGATPSTDIVTVTGHRLSQFISSNLLSPLDTGRLKNWDKLASAYKGAKQLTIDGSVYGLPLLAGFEGLARNTDYTKPSDTWGTMFDDEYKGLTSYIITDFLSLTMLYQGNDGDYVTYEGKKDVAQAATNKARDFLIANKDKVRKYYDAGSEVQQMFLNEDVYIAQAWSGPTAKLIMEGHPIELSVPKEGTYGFLYSFNVVKNAPNADAAYTFLDAILSSPEIGASMVRQSGFASAFDGVDKILNDRERAAMALPQDQVERIKFFSSINRAMKNELIDRAAAEIKAA